The DNA region AATCCAATCAAAACGTTTTGTTTCCACATATGGATGATCTAAATCGTTGACAAAAAAGTGCTTACAATCTTCTTGAGGAGCCCACCCTACTCTTTTTTGAATATGATATTTTTCTAAATCCGCCGGTGATAGTTCTCCTTTTAACTCATAATCCCAAGGATCATCATTCATCGTTTTATAATCTTTAACGTGCTCTACCATTGGTCCACGTTCTAAAACTAAGGTTTTTAAACCCTTTTCACATAATTCTTTGGCCGCCCAACCTCCGCTAATTCCTGTACCCACTACAATGGCGTCATATTCTGATTGTTGATTCATTTTATTTTTTTTATGTATTATCTTATTCCTATATTTATAATCTCTCAAAAGACTATAATAATTAAGTAGAATTTTCTATAAATATAGGATAATAAAATGAAGACAATAAAAGGACCTGCTGTTTTTTTAGCACAATTTATGGGTGATGATGCTCCGTTCAACTCGTTAGACGGATTATGTAAATGGGCAAGTGATTTAGGCTATAAAGGTATTCAAATCCCTACTTGGGAAACAAGACTAATAGATTTAGATAAAGCAGCTGAAAGCAAAACCTATTGCGATGAGTTAAAAGGCAAAATAAATTCTTATGGTTTAGAGATAACTGAGCTTTCAACACATCTTCAAGGTCAACTAGTAGCTGTGCATCCAGCCTATGATATTATGTTTGACAATTTTGCACCTGACAGCGTAAAAAACAACCCTAAAGAAAGGACTAAATGGGCAGTACAAACTGTTAAAAATGCTGCTATTGCCAGTAAACATCTAGGGTTAAAAGCACATGCCACATTTTCGGGAGCATTACTTTGGCACACGATGCATCCTTGGCCACAAAGACCTCCCGGATTGGTTGAAATGGGTTTTGAGGAATTAGCAAAAAGATGGTTGCCTATTTTAAATGTCTTTGACGAAAATGGTGTGGATGTTTGTTATGAAATTCATCCTGGAGAAGACCTTCATGATGGTGATACTTTTGAACGCTTTTTAGGAGCAACAGGAAATCATAAGCGTGTAAATATTTTATACGACCCTTCCCATTTTGTATTACAACAATTAGATTATCTGGCCTATATAGATCATTATCATGAGTTTATAAAATCTTTCCACGTAAAAGATTCTGAATTCAATCCTACAGGAAAAAAAGGAGCTTTTGGCGGATACAACAATTGGGGCGACAGAGCTGGACGCTATCGTTCTTTAGGTGATGGCCAAATAGATTTTAAAACTATTTTTTCGAAACTAACTCAATACGGATGTGATGTTTGGGCTGTAATGGAATGGGAATGCTGCATTAAAAGCCCAGAGCAAGGAGCAAGAGAAGGTGCTGTTTTTATTAAAAATCACATTATTGAAGCCACAGAAAAAGCCTTTGATGATTTTGCTGGGGCGGACATTGACAAAGAAAAACTAAAAAGAATACTAGGAATTTAAAAACCACCATAACACAAATGAAAAAACTAACTATTATTTTACTTGCATTACTTACTTTTTTGGCATGTAAAAACGAAAAAAAAGAGACTGCTCAGGTAGAAGAACCTAAAGCAGAAACTCAAATTATGGCTGAAAATACAAATGAGTGGATTACACTGTTTGATGGTAGCTCTATGGATGCTTGGCGGGGTTATTTAATGAATGATATGCCTTCAGGTTGGTCTATTGAAAATAATGCAATGGCATTTACGCCTGTAAAAGGTGGTGGACAAGACATTATTACCAAGGAAAAGTTCGAAAATTTTGAATTATCCATAGAATGGAAAATTTCTGAGGGTGGTAACAGTGGTATATTTTGGGGGGTTTTAGAAGCTAAAGATGAAAAAATTTACGGATCTGCTTTAGAAGTTCAAGTGCTGGACAACCAAAGACATCCCGATGCCAAGAACGGAACGGATCGTCAGGCAGGAGCCTTATACGATTTGGTATCGCCTTCGAAAGATGTTTCTAATCCAGCCGGAGAGTGGAACAAAGCGGTAATCAAAATTAATCACAAAACCAATGAAGGTTCTTCTACCTTAAACGGAACTATAATTGCTACTTTTCCGTTGCATGGAAAAAAATGGGATGAACTAGTTGCCAATTCCAAATTTAAAACCTGGGACAAATTCGCTAAAACACCAAATGGCCATATTGGCTTACAAGATCATAGTGACAAAGTTTGGTTTAGAAATATTAAAATTAGAAAATTATAATGTATAAAAATATTATTATCATCTTCGTTAGTTTAGCTCTTTTTGGATGTAAGGAATCCCTAAAAAAAGAAAGTGAAAGCGACACAAAAATTGACACTTTACAACAAGTAGAAAACTTAGAAAAAGAACCTACTAAACCTGAAGAAACAGAAATTTGGGAGCCTAAGCCACCTAAAGTAAGTATAGATAAAAATGGTGTTCCTTCAGATGCCATAGTGCTATTTGATGGTAAAAATTTAGATGAATGGGTTGTCGATAGAGATTCGACTGAAGCAAAATGGACGCTCAATAAAGACGGAAGCATGACTGTTGTTAGTGGTTCAGGAAGTTTACAAACCAAACGAAATTTTGGCAGTATACAATTACACCTTGAATGGAAATCTCCAACCAAAATTGTTGGAGAAGGACAATCTAGAGCCAATAGTGGAGTGTTTATCCAAAAACGTTACGAAGTACAAATTTTAGACAATAACAATAATGACACTTATGTAAACGGTCAAGTTGGGGCTGTTTACAAACAATCCATTCCTGCTGTAAACGCCGCAGTTCCTACTGGAGAATGGAACAGTTATGATATTATTTTTCATGCCCCAAAATTTGACGCTGATGGCAAAAAAACAAAATCTGGAACTATCACTGTTTTACACAATGGCGTCTTAATTCAAGATCATTTTGAAATTCAAGGAGCTGTAGCCTTTATTGGTTGGCCAACCAATGAACCCCACGGCAAAGCTCCAATAATGTTACAAGACCATAATGATGGCAGCAAACCTAGTTTCAGAAATATTTGGGTCAGGGAATTAGATGATTGATTGTTGACGCTAAAATAAATTTCATCAAATTTGAAAGCCGTAATTCAAAGAGTAAACAAAGCATCCGTAACGGTTGATAATAAGATTGTTTCTTCTATTGAAACCGGCTTGTTAGTTTTATTGGGCATAACCGAAAATGATTCACAACTGGATATTGAGTGGCTATCTAAAAAAATTCTAAACCTTAGAATTTTTAACGATGAGCATGGAGTAATGAATAAATCGTTGGTTGACATTAGCGGCGACATTATAATTGTAAGCCAATTTACATTGTTGGCAAGTACAAAAAAAGGGAATAGACCCTCTTATATTAAAGCAGCAAAACCTGAAATTGCAATCCCCATTTACAATCAATTTATCCAACATACAGAGGCAGCATTTGGAAAAAAAGTAGGAACTGGTATTTTTGGTGCCGACATGAAAATTGAATTAGTAAACGACGGCCCAGTTACTATTGTTATTGATACAGAAAATAAATCATAATATGATTTTTATCATAGAATAATTTTCACCTTAACACGTTATTTGTATTACAAATGAATTTGAATATAAACAACTCAAGCTAAGCACCATATTGTTATGAATTTTAAAAAGTTACTGTTTTTTGTAGCCTTATTTTGCTTTCAATTTACTTTTTCACAAAATTTTGATTACAGTATTTTAGCTATCCCTGATAGTTTAAAACAGAATGCCAATTCAGTCGTGCTAAACTCAAATACAAAGATTACGTTGGAATCTTCTAAAAAAATGATTGTTTCTCGAAAAAAAGTGGTTGCTGTACTCAATAAATTAGGGGATCGAAATTCCCAAATTGTAATACATTACGATTCTTCAAACGAGATAAAAAAAGTAAGAGCCTATGTTTACAATGCAATGGGCGTTGAGATAAAGGATATAAAAAAGCGTGATTTTACGGACAGAAGTGCTGCAGACGGCATTTCGTTATTTAATGATGGCAGGCTTATTTATTATAACTATGTACCTACTTCATATCCCTATACCATTTATTACGAGTACGAAGTAGAATCTTCTAACACTGCATTTATTCCAAGATGGTATCCTTATGCCTCATACCATCAAGGGGTGGTCAAAAGCAGTTATGAAATTACCTACCCAACTTACTTGAGCATCCAAAAAGCTGAAAAAAATTTTGAAAATTATACTATTGCCAAATCTACAAAGCCAAATACGCTCACTTACGAAATCAACAATTCTCCTGCCATTAAATATGAAGAATTATGCCCTTCATCATTAAAGATTATGCCTTGGTTAATTGTTGCCAGCAATAAATTTAGACTAGAAAATGTTGATGGTTCTGCTAATAATTGGACAGAATTTGGCAAATGGATGTACGACAACTTAATTGTAAGTCGAATGGCATTGCCAGAAAGCACTAAAACTAAAGTAAAACAAATGGTCGATGGCATTGAAGATCCAGTTGAAAAAGCCAGAATCATATATGATTACGTACAAGAGAAAACACGATATATAAGTGTACAGGTAGGTATTGGCGGTTGGATGCCAATGTTAGCAACAGATGTGGACAAATTAGGATATGGAGATTGTAAAGCTTTAACCAATTACACAAAATCATTATTAGATGAAGTTGGAGTTGAATCATATCATGTGCTACTTTATGGCGGCCCTATTAAAAGCTTAGAAAAAGATTTAGCTTCTCCTCAGGGGAATCATATGATTTTATATGTTCCTTCTGACAAAAGGGATAATTGGTTAGAATGTACAAGTCAAATAGATCCTTTTGGTTATCAAGGCACTTTTACTGATAATAGAGATGTACTTGTAATAACTCCAGAAGGTGGAAAATTAAAGCATACTGGTATTTATAAAACTGAAGATAGTTTTCAAAACACAAAGGCAAATTATAAAATCAATAATGAGGGTAACATAGAAGCACAAATTAAGATTCGTTCGGGTGGAATTCAGTATAGTGACCATTTCATAATAGAAAATAAGTCAAAAAGAGATATTGAAGCACATTACAAATCTGATTATTGGTCATATGTCAATAATATAAATTTAAAAAATTATGCCTTTACAAACAATAGAGACAGCATAATTTTTACCGAAAATATTGAACTCGGTGCTTCAAAATATGCTTCTTTTAGCGGCGACAGAATGTTGTTTACTATAAACGCTTTTAACAGAGCATTAGATGTACCCAAACGTTACCGCAACAGAAAACTGCCTTTTGAAATAGCACGTGGTTTTATTGATAAAGACGAATTCAAAATTTCATTACCTGCCGATTACAATATTGAAGCTCTACCTAACAACATTGATGTTAAAAATAAATTTGGGAGCTATACATTAAGCATAGAAAAAATTGACGAGAAAAACCTAAAATACACCCGCGTGTTCAAATTGAACGAGGGTCTTTATCCTGCCAAGGATTACAAAGCATATAGAGATTTTAGAAAAAAAATAGCAAAACAAGATAAAAACAAAATTGTACTTATAAAATCAACCCCGTAATATCCATATTCAGGAATTTGCAAAAAATAGAATTATGAAAAAATCAGTCATTGTCTCATTATTAATGCTATTAAGTTATCAAATAATAGCACAAGATGTGAAATTTGGAAAAGTATCTAAAGAAGAGTTAACAGAAAAAGTCTATCCACGAGATTCTTCTGCAAATGCTGCAATTTTGTATAAAAAAAGAAGGTCTTATTTTGAATATGATCAAGGTCGAGGTTTTAGACTCATGACAAATATACATGAACGTATTAAAATTTACAATAAGGAAGGCTATGATTGGGCAACGAAAAAAATATTATTATATCAAGGAGATGAACACGAAAGAGTTTCAATAAAAGCCAATACTTTTAATTTAGTAAATGGAAAAATAGAAAAAACAAAATTGAGCAAAAAAGATATTTTTGATGAGAATGTAAACAAATATTGGAAACGTGAAAAATTTACTATGCCCAACTTGACAGAGGGCAGTGTAGTTGAGTGGGAATATACTATTACTTCACCCTATTATACCCGTATTGAAGATATGGAATTACAGGCGTTTATACCTATAAAATATATAGAATCTAAAGTTGAAATGCCCGAATATTTTGTTTTTAAAAACGTAACCAAAGGCTTTTATCCAATCAATATAAACAGAACTAGTAAATCTTCAGCTATTACTTTTAACAACAAGCAAAGAAGTGGAGGTAGTGGTTTCTCAACCAACGAAACTAATTACAGCCAAAATAAATTAGATTATAAAACCAATATTATTGAATGTAAATTGCAAAATGTACCAGCTTTAAAAGAAGAGCCTTACGTAAATAACATAAATAATTACCTAACGGCTTTAAAGTTTGAATTGACCAGTATCAAATATCCTGATTCGCCAGTAAAATTTTATAATACTACTTGGGAAGATGTTACAAAAACTATTTACAAGAGCAGTAATTTTGGAGGTCAGTTAGATAAAAAATCACATTTTAAAGATGATTTAGATAGTCTAATTAATATGACCGCTCCCGATAATGAAAAAATTGCTAAAATTTTTCAATTTGTAAAACAAAAAATAAAATGGAACGATTACACTTCTATTTACACTAAAGATGGGGTGAGAAAAGCTTATAAGGAAGGTGTAGGCAATGTTGCAGAAATTAATCTAAATTTAGTTTCAATGTTACGTGCTGCTAATTTAAAGGCTAACCCTATACTAATCAGTACCCGTTCTCATGGTATTCCTCTTTTTCCAACGCAAGAAGGGTTTAATTATGTAATTGCAGGTGTAGAAGTGCCTAATGGTATTATTTTATTGGACGCTACCGAACCCTATAGCACACCCAATGTATTACCTCTACGGGATTTAAATTGGATGGGAAGAATTGTTAGAGAAAACGGGAGTTCAAATGAAGTAAACTTGTTCCCTTCAGTTCCTTCCAGAGAAACTGTTTTCATAATGGCTACAATTGATAGCGAAGGATTATTAGAAGGTACAGAACGATGCAGTTATGACAACTTATTGGCCTTAAATAAAAGGCTAAGGAATAATAATTTGGCCGAAAACGAATTGATTGGTAAATTAGAAAAAGACAATAATGATATTGAGATTGGTGATTTTAAACCAAAAAATAAAAATGATATTTATAAGCCAATATCATATCAATTTAGTTTTGAAAGTGATAACCAAGCTGAAATTATTGGTGATAAAATATATTTTTCACCATTACTTTTTCATACAGAAAAAGAGAACCCTTTCAAATTAGAAAGCAGACAATTCCCAGTCGATTTTGGTGTACCTTTTCAAGAAAAATATAATATCTCAATCACAATACCAGAAGAATATCAGGTAGAATCATCTCCTGAAAGCATTGCCTTTTCTCTTCCAGATAACATCGGTTCATATCAATTTATATGTAAAGTAACAGGTAATAAATTACAAGTATCATCATCATTAAATATGAATACACCAATATTAGGTTCACAAAGTTATGCCGATTTAAAAGAGTTTTACAAACAAATGGTAGATAAACAGTTGGAAAAAGTGGTGCTGTCTAAAATTTAACACCCACAATCTGTATTACAAGCTTTACTTTTTTTAGATTTAAAAAAGAACTTTTTTATCAAAAAAAATAAAGCTAAAGCAACTGCAATATATACTAATGTAGACTGTATCATTTTTTTAACTTAATACTGTAAAGGTAATAAAAGAGGCAATATAGGCCAAAGTAGTCATCCCAAAAAGCTGTAACAAAGGCCATTTCCAACTATTAGTCTCTTTTTTTACTATGGCCAAGGTAGCAGCACACTGCATGGCAAATGCATAAAAAACCAATAACGACATCCCAACAGGGAAATTGAAACGGTTACCTCCAGTTTCTGGATTAATTTCAGCTTGCATACGCTGTTTAATAGTATTATTCTCATCATCCTCAACACTATAAATAGTCGCCAAGGTACTTACAAATACTTCTCTAGCTGCAAACGAAGTCAACAAGGCAATCCCAATTTTCCAATCGTAACCCAAGGGTTTTATGACAGGTTCAATGGTCTTACCTGCAATACCAATATAAGAATTTTCTAATTTATAGGAAGCGATTGCTTGATCTAGTTCAGCTTGTGTTAATTGACTATTTTCTACGTTATTTGTTACCGTTTCTTCTGCATTTTTAAAATTTGTGGGCCCGTTTGATGCCAAAAACCATAATATGATAGAAATTGCCAAAATAATTTTTCCAGCTCCAAAAACAAAAGCTTTTGTTTTTTCAATAACTGTAAATACAACATTTTTTAATGATGGTACTTTATATGCTGGCATTTCTATTACAAAAAAGCTTTTACCTTTTACTTTTAGGGTTTTATTCAATAACCATCCAGAAACAACAGCAGCAGCAAAACCCAAAAGATATAAAGACATTAATGCTAAACCTTGTAAACTAAATATACCCAACACTCTTTGTTGGGGAATAATTAGAGCTATTAAAATGGCATAGACTGGTAAACGTGCGGAACAAGTTGTAAATGGTGTTACTAAAATGGTTACCAAGCGTTCCTTCCATCCTTCAATATTTCTAGCGGCCATAATGGCTGGTATTGCACAAGCTGTCCCTGAAATTAATGGCACTACACTTTTCCCGCTCATACCAAAACGACGCATAATTTTATCCATCAAAAAAACCACCCTACTCATATAACCAGTTTCTTCAAGTATGCCAATAAGTAAAAATAAAATAGCTATTTGCGGTATAAAAATCACTATACCACCAATACCGGGAATAATACCTTCAGCCAATAAATTTGTAAATACACCATCTGGCAATTGATTTTTAGTCCATTCACTTAAATTGGCAAAACCAGCATCAATTAAATCCATTGGTATAGTAGCCCAATCGAAAATAGATTGAAAAATAAGCAATAAAATAAATGCAAAGATTAAATAACCAAATACTTTGTGCGTAAGTACTTTATCAATTTTATGACGTAACCCTGTTGCCTTTTCGGCATCAGTTCTATAAGTTTTTTTAAGTATGTTATTAATATATTGATACCGCAGAATAGTTTCTTTATTCTGCATTTTGGTTAATTTTACGGGGTCAGCTTTAAAATTATCAATTCTTTCTTTTAGTTTTTTGGGAATTGAAGTAAGATTATGGCTCTGTGTAACTAAAAGCCAAGCCTTGTATAATGAGGTGTCATTAAATTTTTCTTTTAATGTTTTGAAAAATTCGGTGTCAATCCTATTGGCGATATCAGCAATTTTTAGCGTGTTGGCTTTATTATAATTTAATATTGCTTTTTTTACATTGTCAATACCTAAATTTTTTCTGGCACTAATTAAAATTACTTCTGATTTTAATTCCTCCTTTAACAATTCAATATCAATAGAAATTCCGTTTCTTTTCATTCTATCCGACATGTTTATCACTAGTATGGCTGGTATCTCCAAATCTTTAATTTGACTGAATAAAAATAAATTTCGTTTCAAATTCTCAACATCAGCAACAACAACAACTACATCTGGATAGTTTTTCTTATCAATACTTAAAAAAGTTTGTAAAACAATGTTTTCGTCTAAACTTGAAGGGTTTATACTATAAGTGCCAGGCAAATCAGTAATACTGGCCTTGGTTTCATTATTAAGTTTAACCGTACCTGTTTTCTTTTCTACAGTTACGCCAGGGTAATTACTTACTTTTTGATTTAAACCCGTTAACTGATTAAACAATAGTGATTTTCCAGTATTGGGATTTCCAACCAAAGCAACATTTATGACTTCACTATGTCGCATAAATTTTTAATTTTGGTAACTTTAATTAGTGAAGCCGTTTCTTTCCGTATTGCAAGATGGCTACCGTTTACCCTAATGTACAGAGGGTCTTTCAACGGGGCTATTTGTAATAATTCCACCTCTTTCCCAGGCAAACAACCCATTTCTAATAATTTTAAGGGCACACTATCATAAGGAATATCATCAATAATTCCTATTTCGCCAATAATAAGATCTGCTAAAGTAGAATACAATTTTTATTTAGATTGATTATAAATACTGTGCGAAAATACGTAAATTTTAATAAAAAAAAGTGATAAATATCATGAAAAGTAATTCAATTTAAAAGTCTCTATTTGTTCTCTTTTAACAATTGAATATCTTTAATAATCTGTTGGATATCTTCTTTATTTGTACCGTCATAAAATCCTCTTATTCGGCGATTCTTATCAACTAAAATAAATTGTTCAGTATGAATAAAATCTTGTTCTCCCCCATCTCCTTCATCCAAAACTGCAAAATAGGATTTTCTAGCTAAATCATAGATTTGCTTTTTATCACCAGTGACCAAATTCCATTTACCATCTATTACCCCTTTTTTTTCTGCATAAGCCTTTAAAATAGATACGCTGTCAATTATAGGTGTAACTGAATGAGATAAAAATTTGACCGTACTATCCTCTTTAAAATACGTCTGTAAGTCTGTCATATTTGTTGTCATTATAGGGCAAATGGTTTGGCATCTTGTAAAAAAGAAATCAGCTACATATATTTTATCACTATAATCTTGTTGGGTTATTATATCTCCATTTTGGTTAATAAGGTTAAAGTCAGAAATTTTATGATTGTACTTAATATGCTTTACAGAATCGTCGACTAACCTTGGATTAACATCTGCAGGGTTATATACTGGCAATCTCTTTTTAGGACTCAGTAAAAAATACCCAACAATAACCATTATCACAAATAAAATGCCCATTCTTAGCACTGTTGGGAGTGATTTTTTAAAAAAGGATAAGTCCATAAAATTATTTTTTATATATTTGAGGTTCGCTTTGCTCTCCCCAACCTTTGCAAAGTTATTACTTATGAAGAAAAAATTACCCCTAATTCTATTAATTTTTTCATGTTTATTATTCAGCCAAGAAAGTTTGAATATACATGATATTTATCTACAGGAATTAATTACGGTTTCTGAGGATGAGTTTGACACAAATTTAAACGCCGAAGATTTACAATGGCGAAAAACTACTATTGAAAAAGTTACTTCTGAAAATTACAGAGAGCCTAGTTTTTTAAAAACAGCATTGGTTTTACATATGCTCAAGTATAAATTGGGCGATGAACACTATAACAATAGCATTGATGCTTATCTATTAAAATTAAACGAGAGCAATTCAGCCGCATCAATTAAGGAGTTTCAAGCCTCAACTGAAAAACTTACTGGAGAAGATCTGTCAGATTTCTTTAACGATTGGACAACAGGTAAGGGTTTTCCTTCTTACGAAATTAGTTGGTTTCAAAATGAAAAAACTAACGAAGTAAATTTTGTGGTGACTCAACTACAATCTGATGCTTCTGTGGCATTTTTTGAAATGCCTGTGCCTATAAAAGTAAGTAATGGTGATGGCGATTCTCAAATAATACGGCTAGAGCTATCTGAAAACAAACAGAGTTTTACAGGCAAGTTACCTTTTAAAATCGATAACGTTGAAATTGACCCCGAACACCACTTGATAAGTAAAAACAATACAGTTAAAAATGGTGTAGATCAAGAAATATTGAGTACCAATATTTCTTTATATCCAAATCCCGCAAAGAATGCATTAAATATTCAAAATGCTAGTGATGCGGTTGTCGAAAAAGTCTCTATTTACAATATGTTAGGCAAGTTAGTGCTAGAAGAAAGCAACCCTTTATTAGCCATAAATTTAAGACCTCTATCCTTCGGAATCCATTTGGTAAAAATTGAAACCAATCAAGGTGTTTTACACAAAACCATACTGAAAGAACAATAATTTAACAAAGTTTTTACCAGACACATTTCTAAGTAATTGGATCTAAAACCTTACATTTGCAAACTGATTTTTAAAACGATTTTATAGCAGATGGAGATTTTTATTAAGGTTTCACAATTTATACTGAGTTTATCTATTTTAATAGTACTGCATGAACTTGGTCATTATATTCCCGCTAAAATATTCAAAACACGTGTAGAAAAATTCTATTTATTTTTTGATTATAAATTTTCACTTTTCAAAAAGAAAATTGGCGAAACGGTTTATGGTATTGGATGGATTCCTCTTGGCGGATATGTAAAGATATCCGGTATGATTGACGAAAGCATGGATACCGAACAAATGCAAGAAGAGCCCAAACCATGGGAGTTCCGCTCAAAACCAGCTTGGCAAAGGTTGATTATTATGTTAGGTGGTGTAACGGTAAATTTTTTGTTGGGGATATTCATATATATTCTAATGATGAATATATGGGGTGAACAGTATTTACCTAATGATAGTTTAAAAGACGGTATTTGGGTACAAAACGAATTAG from Aureibaculum sp. 2308TA14-22 includes:
- a CDS encoding SCO family protein, whose translation is MDLSFFKKSLPTVLRMGILFVIMVIVGYFLLSPKKRLPVYNPADVNPRLVDDSVKHIKYNHKISDFNLINQNGDIITQQDYSDKIYVADFFFTRCQTICPIMTTNMTDLQTYFKEDSTVKFLSHSVTPIIDSVSILKAYAEKKGVIDGKWNLVTGDKKQIYDLARKSYFAVLDEGDGGEQDFIHTEQFILVDKNRRIRGFYDGTNKEDIQQIIKDIQLLKENK
- a CDS encoding T9SS type A sorting domain-containing protein, which encodes MKKKLPLILLIFSCLLFSQESLNIHDIYLQELITVSEDEFDTNLNAEDLQWRKTTIEKVTSENYREPSFLKTALVLHMLKYKLGDEHYNNSIDAYLLKLNESNSAASIKEFQASTEKLTGEDLSDFFNDWTTGKGFPSYEISWFQNEKTNEVNFVVTQLQSDASVAFFEMPVPIKVSNGDGDSQIIRLELSENKQSFTGKLPFKIDNVEIDPEHHLISKNNTVKNGVDQEILSTNISLYPNPAKNALNIQNASDAVVEKVSIYNMLGKLVLEESNPLLAINLRPLSFGIHLVKIETNQGVLHKTILKEQ